From Polaribacter butkevichii, a single genomic window includes:
- a CDS encoding zinc-dependent metalloprotease: MITKRLFTKLLLVAFVLGFSTEMDAQFWKKKEKETAKKTKKPTPKKGDIQPYGKVVTKDYTTDEGLFKVHKKDNEYLFEIPDSLIKREMLMVTRIAKTANGIGFGGGKTNTQVLRWEKKKKQILLRIVSYDVVADTILPVHEAVVNSNLEPILFSFPIKAISKDSTATVIDATALFATDIKPLGFPDFYRKAYGATRMDKDRSYIDRVSSYPQNIEIRHVKTYFASKAPSNKALGSITLEMSNSMILLPKVPMKRRYFDERVGWFARGQVDYGLEAQKSKTVTYLDRYRLEVKDEDIEKFKRGELVEPKKQIVYYVDRATPKEWVPYIIQGVNDWQVAFEAAGFKNAIVGKMAPTKEEDPEYSPEDVRYSVIRYLASPIPNANGPHVSDPRSGEILESDINWYHNVMTLLHNWYFIQTAAINPDARGNNFKTETMGRLIRFVSSHELGHTLGLPHNMGSSTAYPVDSLRSASFTKKYGTAPSIMDYARFNYVAQPEDKGVALMPNIGTYDKYAISWGYRPILDKSAIDEKPILDSWILKHAGDPMYRFGHQQASGVVDPSSQTEDLGDNAMKASMYGIKNLQRILPRLEEWTSEKGKNYDELSTMYGQVLSQFNRYMGHVTANVGGVYENFKTTDQEGAVYTPVDKAIQKEALQFVIDELFKTPTWMLDQNIFSKTEFSGSVERVRGLQARTLNNILDAGRMARMIENETSNGSKAYSLISMMSDLRKGVWSEIYTGKSIDTYRRNLQRAYLDRLDYLLNKASDQRGSNSGYRKTTGITINQSDVKSVARGELKRLQRDAKAASNRGNTLTRYHLQDVVDRIGTILDPK; this comes from the coding sequence ATGATAACAAAAAGACTTTTTACTAAATTACTTTTAGTAGCTTTTGTACTTGGTTTTTCTACAGAAATGGATGCCCAATTTTGGAAGAAAAAAGAAAAAGAGACAGCAAAGAAAACTAAAAAACCAACCCCTAAAAAAGGAGACATTCAACCTTACGGTAAAGTAGTTACCAAAGACTACACAACTGATGAAGGTTTATTTAAAGTACACAAAAAAGATAACGAGTATCTTTTTGAGATTCCAGATTCTCTTATAAAAAGAGAAATGCTAATGGTTACAAGAATTGCTAAAACTGCAAATGGTATTGGTTTTGGTGGCGGAAAAACCAATACACAAGTACTACGCTGGGAAAAGAAAAAGAAACAAATTCTGTTAAGAATTGTTTCTTACGATGTAGTTGCTGATACTATTTTACCCGTACATGAGGCTGTTGTAAACTCTAATTTAGAGCCTATTTTATTTTCTTTTCCAATAAAAGCAATCAGTAAAGATTCTACGGCAACCGTTATAGATGCTACCGCTTTATTTGCAACAGATATAAAACCTTTAGGTTTTCCAGATTTTTATAGAAAAGCTTATGGTGCAACAAGAATGGATAAAGATCGTTCTTATATAGACCGCGTAAGTAGTTACCCACAGAACATAGAAATTAGACATGTAAAAACTTATTTTGCAAGTAAAGCTCCATCAAACAAGGCACTAGGTTCTATTACTTTAGAGATGAGTAACTCTATGATACTACTACCTAAAGTACCTATGAAAAGACGTTATTTTGATGAACGTGTAGGATGGTTTGCACGCGGACAAGTAGATTATGGCTTAGAAGCTCAAAAAAGTAAAACCGTAACTTATTTAGATAGATATCGTTTAGAGGTAAAAGATGAAGATATCGAAAAATTTAAAAGAGGAGAATTAGTAGAACCTAAAAAACAAATTGTTTATTATGTAGATAGAGCTACTCCTAAAGAATGGGTTCCTTATATTATACAGGGTGTAAACGATTGGCAAGTTGCTTTTGAAGCTGCAGGTTTTAAAAATGCAATTGTTGGTAAAATGGCACCAACTAAAGAAGAAGATCCAGAGTATAGCCCAGAAGATGTTCGTTATTCTGTAATTCGTTATTTAGCTTCTCCTATTCCAAATGCAAACGGTCCTCATGTTAGTGACCCAAGATCAGGAGAAATTTTAGAATCAGATATCAACTGGTACCATAATGTAATGACCTTATTACACAATTGGTACTTTATACAAACTGCAGCAATAAATCCTGATGCAAGAGGTAACAATTTTAAAACAGAAACTATGGGACGTTTAATTCGTTTTGTTTCTTCTCATGAGCTTGGTCACACTTTAGGATTACCTCATAATATGGGGAGTTCTACAGCGTATCCAGTAGATTCTTTACGCTCTGCTTCTTTTACTAAAAAGTACGGAACAGCACCTTCTATTATGGATTATGCTCGTTTTAATTACGTTGCACAACCAGAAGATAAAGGTGTTGCATTAATGCCAAATATTGGTACCTACGATAAATATGCAATTTCTTGGGGATACAGACCTATTTTAGATAAAAGTGCTATTGATGAAAAACCAATTTTAGACTCTTGGATTTTAAAGCATGCAGGAGACCCAATGTACAGGTTTGGACATCAACAAGCATCTGGAGTTGTAGATCCTAGTTCTCAAACAGAAGATTTAGGAGATAACGCTATGAAAGCTTCTATGTATGGTATTAAAAATTTACAAAGAATTTTACCTAGATTAGAGGAATGGACATCTGAAAAAGGTAAAAATTATGACGAATTATCTACCATGTACGGACAAGTTTTAAGTCAGTTTAATAGATATATGGGGCATGTAACAGCAAATGTTGGTGGGGTTTACGAAAACTTTAAAACCACAGACCAAGAAGGTGCTGTGTACACTCCTGTAGATAAAGCAATTCAAAAAGAAGCTTTACAATTTGTTATTGATGAGTTATTTAAAACACCTACTTGGATGTTAGATCAAAACATTTTTAGCAAAACTGAATTTTCTGGTTCTGTAGAAAGAGTTAGAGGTTTACAAGCAAGAACTTTAAATAATATATTAGATGCTGGTAGAATGGCACGTATGATAGAAAATGAAACCTCTAATGGTTCTAAAGCTTACTCTTTAATTAGCATGATGAGCGATTTAAGAAAAGGAGTTTGGAGTGAAATTTATACAGGAAAGTCTATTGACACCTACAGAAGAAACTTACAAAGAGCTTATTTAGACAGGTTAGATTATCTATTAAATAAAGCATCAGACCAAAGAGGTAGCAATAGCGGTTACAGAAAAACAACTGGTATTACAATCAATCAATCTGATGTAAAATCTGTAGCAAGAGGAGAGTTAAAACGTTTACAACGTGATGCAAAAGCAGCATCTAACAGAGGCAATACGCTAACTCGTTATCACCTACAAGATGTTGTAGATAGAATTGGTACAATTTTAGATCCTAAATAA